The sequence below is a genomic window from Polaribacter vadi.
AACATATTTCTTGAGTTAAATTCGTGTTGGTAATCACTGGCTTTTCAAATACTTCAAAAGTTTGGGTTGCTAAATTAGATAGGCCACATTCAGATGTAATTTGTAAGGTTACCTCGTAAATTCCAGGAGCATCGTACACAATATTTCCAGGATCTAAGGTATTTGCTGTTGATGGATTCCCTCCTGTAAATGTCCAATTATAGGTACTACCAGATTCATTAGAAGTACAATTTTGAATAGTTGCTGTTGGATTTATCGTAGGATTATCACAGGCATTATCAATAGGATCAATACTTACTATTGCTGGTTTTTTAACTTCAATTATTTTGGAGTTTGTTTCAATGCCACAACCTGTAATTATTTTTTGTGTTAGTGTATATAAGCCAGCATTCGTAAATAAAAATTGTGGGTTTTCCGAGTTTTGGTCTGTTCCATTGGTAAAAGCCCAAGCTCCAACTGTTTCACAATTGCTTGCAGCATATGTAACTTCCCACTCATAACTAGCAGTACTGCATACTGTATTTTCTGTGGTTGTATTTGTTGCTGCTATATTTAAGGGAATACAGCCTGCCTCTTCATCAATCGTAAAAGTTGGCGTATTTACTTCTTCTATACAAATATTCTTTGTAAAAACATCTGAGCCACATTGTGTTGCTACTGTTAACGTAACTGTATAAGTACCAGAATTTGTATATTGATGTGATTGGTTTGTTGCTGTATTTGCACCATTATCGTTTACGATGGTTCCATCACCAAAATCCCAAATAAAGTTTGCAGCTTTGTTACAATCGTCATTTTCACCAATCAAAGATGTATTTATAAATGCTACATCACTATTGATACAAGCAATTTCTTGGGACTCAAATTCAGCTATTGATGGCGCTAATATTTTAATATTATTGAGGGTTCGTTCAGTTTTTGAACATAAATTTTCTATAGTTAACGTTGCTATGAATTCGCCATTAGGTTCACTACAACTTCCTTCATCATAAACATGACTAAGTTTGCTGTTATTTTGAATTTCAGCATGTGTGTATGTTTCTATGGATGATCCATCACCAAAATCAACACTATACATAGTATCTGGCCAATTCGTTTGCCAGTTTATAATTTCAAAGTCTATTTCTGCATCCGTTAAACATACATTATTGGTAGTTTCAAGACTTGTAATATCTCCTACAGGATGGCTAATGTTTATAACTTGATACTCCAATTCGTTATAACACCCATTTTTACCAAGACCTCTAACTTTCATTGCATATACACCTAACTCTGCATAGGTATGCTCAATTGGAAATTCAATAGAATCTTCTGTAGTTCCATCACCCCAATCTATAGAATAGTTATCCACACAAGGAGATTTTGAGTTATTACCTACATTTACGGTAAATTCAGGATTGGCAATTGTGGCATTATCACAATTATTAAAATCGTTGGCATCTATATCGAAAAATTCAAGATCTGGTTTTGGTATCACTGTTATAAATTTTGCAACAGAACTAAAACAACCATTTTCGTCAGTAACCAATAATGTAACTCCAAACGTTCGTTCTGCTGTAGAGCAGCCAAAATACTCAAAAGAATGAGAGGGGTTTTCTAAATCCGACTGTACATTATCATTAAAATCCCATAGATAAGTAAGCTCTCCAGCACCAGTGGCTTCTGCTGTAAACTGAATAGGTTCACCAGCACAAATCGATGTTTGATCGAATGTAAATTCAACCAAAGGCACAGCGTTCACAAGAATACTGACTTCTTGATCTGCTATTTGAGTAACTTGGGAATTAGCATCTGTAACACTCGTAAGTTTATAATTAAAAGTACCCGCAAAAACTTCTCTAAAGTTAATTTCTGCGATTCCTGCATTGTTAGAGGTAATGCTTTTTTCTGCACCACCATTAATGGTGTACTTAAAAAGATAAGGAGCTGTGCCTTCTGAGCCTTCAAGGGTAATGATCATAATTTCTCTTTCACAAATTTCATTACTGTCGGCTTTTATAGTTACTTTAGGGTTGTAAGCAAAAGCTCCTTTTACATCCGTGTTTTGATGGGCATACGATTTCAACAGCATGCAACCAAGCACTATGACAGCAAAAAGTATAAGGTTCTTATTGCGTAAAACGGGTAAATGCTGTTTAAACTTCATATCTTATATAAGAACTATTGGCAGCAACACAAAAAAGACTTTATTTTTAATACAATAAGTCTTGTTTTTAGAAAAGTTGCAATTTTTTTAACAATCAAATTTAGTTAAAATATTCCTAAAAGAATCTTATTTCATATCCTAAAATCAATGAAATTCCGTGAACAAGTATTCTTGAAAACCATACAAAAGGGTTGCTTTTAAACTGGGTAGCGCATGTGTATTGCACCTATAAGCCTCTAATTTATTTCATCTTTTATTATTTTTTCTTTTTCAATTCCTGTTTTTAGATTGCCTCGTAAACTCGCAATGACTTACGAGTTTTCAACTATTGCTATTTCATCCTCGGTCAAACCATACAACTCATAAACCATAGTATCTATTGCTGCGTCTGTTTGGTTAATTTGGGTTTGTAAGGCTTGTGCTTTTTGTTTGTTTTCTTCAAAAAGATCTAACCATTCAAACTCATCTTTTTTGGTTAGGGTTGGCACTTCTTGTAAGTTGTCTTTTAAACGTTGCTTATTGCTTGTTTTAATAGCTTTATTTAGCTCTTTTATAAAGTCTCCAAATTCTAAATTTAATTATTTTCGCCTATAAAAGAGTATAATTTAGCACTAAAAAACCACAATTTTGGGCTTGTAAGCTTGTTAAAAAGCCTCAAAAAAGCGCTTATTTTCTATAAAAAGGCACCAAATATTCGTTAAAAGCGCTTTAAAAACTGCATCAGGATGCAGTAAAAGTTGCCTCAAGACGCGATTAAAGTTGCGTCTTGATGCAATTTTGGCTAAAATTCAAAAAAAAGCAACAAAAAAAGCGACAATAACTAGGTTATTGTCGCTTTAAAATGAAGCAAATAAATGCTTACATGCGCTTTAACTTAACTCACTTTTCTAAAAGTTAAATCGTTTAACAAGGCTCGCATTTTTTTTGCAGGTCTAAATAATATTCTAGCCTTTTTAACGGCATTGGCAGTAACTTCTTCCTCCGTTTCAAAACCATCTGAACTTAAACTTACTTGAAAGTTTCCTAACTTTCCTAAACGCACAATGCGCCCTTCTTTAAGTTCTCTAATAATATTTTTTTCAAGAACGTTTAACACAGCAATACAATCTGTATCTGTTACTGTACATTGTTCTGAAATTAAAACTGCTAAAGACTCAAAGTCTACGCTTCCGTTTGGACTTACAGCAGCATAATATTTTTCTGGTGCTACTAAATCTCTTGGATTTTTTCTGGTAATCGTTTTATATGTAATCGACATAATATTAAATGTTAAATAAGTATTACTTTTAAAAAAGGTAGTAATACAAAAACCTGATAGAATGCGCTTTAAAAACTCAGCAAATTGCCAATAAGGTACACGTCTTTATACAGTATTACCAAGTAGCAAAAACCACTACTCAGGAGTTAAGATGTTAAAAGTTAAGTCATTATCTTACCAAATGCAGCATGATGGACTGCTTTAAATTTATAAAAATAAATTTGGTAAGCTATAAGAAGTATTGTAATTTTAAAGTGCAAATCAAAACTACGCACTTCTTATAGTGTTACCGTTTTAAAAAAGGCCTTAAAGCATCATCTTTAAGGTTTTTTTTTGCTAAACTACAAAGTGTTCTTTTGTTTTTTAAGACATGAGAAATAAATCTTTGTTTTCTTTTTTTTTTAGGAATCTAATCTATAAACAATTAAAGTCTAGCCATGTAAATTTCGGAGTTATGGCTTGTATAACAAAGCTTTACTTATACACAAAACCCATGATTTGTAAACAAATTGCCTATTTTTTTTGCTTATTTGCAAAAACCCCTGCTTATTTAGCTTTTTTTTATCAAAAGAAATACTAGGATATCTTTTAAAAAAAAGTGTTTTAAAGAAAAGAATAACAAAAACTATAGCAGGTTATCTGGCTAGGGATTGTACGATTCAATACCTGTTTAGCATATTGCTAAAATTCTGTCTATATAAATAAAGTTTACGATTTGCTTAGAGCATAAGAATTTTAGTTTCTAAACTAGTTTTCTATACAATTTTTTATTAAAAATCATCATAATTTACATTGTAGAATCCATTTTAAGTTTAAAATACACAACAACTCTTCATTGAAGTTTTATAATGATCTTATAATTTGAAAACCCACTGAGTTCGGTTTTTAAAGTTTTCTGTCTTCTGGTTATGCAAGTCATATGCTTCTAAAATTATATTTTCTTCTTTAGAATCTTCCCCTTTATACTTCCTATAGATGTCATCTACATCAAACTCATTTGGCAAGATTTGGAGCATTAAAAAAAACCTTATCTATCTGTTGATGAATAAGGCTTAGTTAATAATTTAAAATGATGCTTTCTTTGTTCTTTGGAAAAGCTTTTTGTTTCTTATTTAACCAAATATTAGGGCCAATAATATCTCTATAGGAAATTACTTTCTTATTTTTTTATAAGTAATTCTACATTTCATAGGGCATTGTCCTTTTTATTTTTTGACTTGATCTAAGTTAAATAGAATATGTAATTTATATGATAGCATAGCTTTATCTTTTTGGTTGTTAATGAATTGTGAAAAACTTTTAATTAGGTATTTATATATTTTTTATACCTTTAATTTTATTAATATAAAAATTTATAAGAATGGGAAAATTTGTTATTTCTAAAAGAACCAATGGAGAGTTTCAGTTTAACTTAAAAGCTAATAATGGTCAAGTAATATTAACGAGTGAAGGGTATTCTTCAAAAGCTGGTTGTGAAAATGGTATATTATCTGTTAAAACGAACTCTCAAGATGACTCTAAATTTGATAAAAAAACATCCTCTAATGGCAAACCTTATTTCAATTTAAAAGCTAGTAATGGTCAAATTATTGGCACGAGTGAAATGTATGAAAGTACAAGTGGAAGAGATAATGGTATTGCATCTGTAAAAAGCAATGCACCATCAGCATCTACAGAAGATTTATCTTAATAACTTAAATTTATTTAGAACTAATTGGAGCTTAATTTTAAGCTCCTTTTTTATATATAATCAATTTTAATATGGGGTACTTTTAAAATACCTTATTGAACGTTAGATTATAATTTAGAGAATCCAATAAAGTACTATAAAACTTCTACAAACCCTTATAAAACTTATAGAAAACAAAAAAGCCTCACATTTCTGTGAAGCTTTAAGTGAGCCCTGGAGGATTCGAACCTCCGACCGCCTCCTTAGAAGGGAGGTGCTCTATCCAGCTGAGCTAAGAGCCCGTAGTTTTTATGTTTCTACGAAAACAGTGTCGGGGTGGCAGGATTCGAACCTGCGACCTCCTCGTCCCAAACGAGGCGCGATGACCGGGCTACGCTACACCCCGAAAATAAATTATTAATTACGAATAAAAAACAATTTAATTTCTTTACTTTATATATTATTTGCGGAGAGACAGGGACTCGAACCCTGGCGACAGTTACCCGTCGACAGATTAGCAATCTGCTCCATTACCACTCTGGCACCTCTCCTACTTTATGAACTTATTTGCATTTGTTTAAATGCGAGTGCAAATGTAATATTAGAATTACAATTTAGCAAGATGTTTTTAACTTTTTTCTGTATTTTTTTTATTCTGGATATTCTACTCGTAAATGATAGATATTCATCAATTTTTTTTTGATGACTTTTTTGATCACTTTTATCTCTCTAAATGTAATATCTGAGTTTAAAAATTGATTATCTGCCATTTGTTTATCAATAATTTTATCAATTAAATTACTGATAGACTGCGCTGTAGGATTTTTAATACTTTTTGAGGCAGCTTCAGCAGCATCACACATCATTAAAATAGCGGTTTCTTTAGAGAATGGAATCGGGCCTTTATATTGAAAGTTTTTAATATCAATTTTTGTATCTGGATTTAATTCTTGCTCCTTTTTATAAAAATAGTAAGTAGAACTTGTTCCATGATGTGTTCTTATAAAATCTATAATTCTATCTGGTAAATTATATTTCTTGGCTAATTCTACTCCTTTTATAACATGATCTGTTATGATTTTAGAACTATCTCTAGGTGATAAATCGTTATGAGGATTTACGCCTGTAGATTGATTTTCTATAAAATACATAGGATTAAGCATCTTTCCAATATCATGATATAACGCACCTGTTCTTACTAACATGGAGTTTGCTCCTATTTCATTGGCTGCAGCTTCTGCTAAATTTGCTACTTGCATAGAGTGCTGAAAAGTTCCTGGGGCTTTTTCATTTAATTCTCTTAACAGTTTTGCATTTGTGTTTGATAATTCTAAAAGTGTAACATCAGAAACCAACCCAAAAACTTTTTCATACATATAAATTAAAATAATCGACAAAAAGGATAATAAACCATTCATGGCAAATAGAATAAAATAATCCCAATTAATTTGTGATGCATTGCCTTCTTTTATAATTGAAAAAGCAAAATAAGTAATCATATAAATACCTGTAATCTGCGCAACAGATATAAATAAATTAGCTCTTTTATACAACTCAGAGACTGTAAGTATGGTAACAATACCTGCAATAATATGGAGATAAATAAATTCAAAACTATTAGGAACAATATATCCTAAAAGCAGTACTGTTAAAACATGAGTAAACAAACCCAATCTAGCATCAAAAAATGCTTTTATAATTATTGGTAATATACTTAAGGGAACCACATACAAATAGTCTGCGTTATATTTGATAACCAATGTTTGAATAAAAATGATGGCAAATACATTAAAAAATATAAAAGTTACTTTGTTATTGTTTTCAAAAATTTCTATTCTATATTTATGCAGAAATAATAATAGCATCAATAATGCAAGTGACACTAAAATTGTGTATCCAAACACAATCCAGTTATAATTAGAATCTGTCCAAACTTTTGATGCTGACTCACTTTTTAACGAATTTAGAATAGCGAGTTTTTTACCTTCTACAATCCCCCCTTTTAAAATTATTAATTCGCCTTCTGTAACTTTACCTTTGGTGTATGAAATTTTACCAATTTCGTTTTCTATTACTTTATTCGTATATATTTCATCGAAAGTAACGTTTGGTTTTACAATACCTGCTAATATATTTAAGAGCGATTTTTGTCCGTAATTATAAGGTTCTTTTCCTAAGTTAATTTTAATGATTTTTAATACATCTTTAGAAGTCAATAAGTTTTTAAATGAAACATCCTCTACTTCATTATCTTTTTTTAAAGCTATAATTTGATTATTATCAGCAACTACATTTTCACTTGCTACTTCTAAAAACCCTGAATTATAAATTTTATTAATAATACTTTCACCAATTACTTCAAGGCGATTTATTTCAGTAATGGATAATGAATCCTCTACTTTTAAAATTCCTATTCTGTTTTTAAAAGTTTCATTTACTTTAGATACAACATCTGTTTTGTAGTTAAAATAAAGTTTGGAATTCGCTTTAATCTCTTTCTTTTCTAATGAAATTTCTTCATCCGTTTTTTGAATCGCAAAATCGAATGTTGCATACAAATTATCATATTTCCAAAGTTGCCCGTTGTTAAAATCATATTTAAACTGCCCTCCTTTTGGAAATAAATACACAATAGCAACCGTAGTAATTAAAAACAAAATTACCTTGTAGATAATCGTATTGTTTCTATATATTTTATTTACAAATTCACTCATAAAAATTTTGTTATTTACACAAACTTAGTGCAAATATACGAACGCAAAAAATTACACCTGTATTTAAGATTTCTTTTTGATTTAAAATGGTTAATTTAGCACCAGAATTAAAAACGAAATAACACTTAAAT
It includes:
- a CDS encoding YegP family protein produces the protein MGKFVISKRTNGEFQFNLKANNGQVILTSEGYSSKAGCENGILSVKTNSQDDSKFDKKTSSNGKPYFNLKASNGQIIGTSEMYESTSGRDNGIASVKSNAPSASTEDLS
- a CDS encoding HU family DNA-binding protein codes for the protein MSITYKTITRKNPRDLVAPEKYYAAVSPNGSVDFESLAVLISEQCTVTDTDCIAVLNVLEKNIIRELKEGRIVRLGKLGNFQVSLSSDGFETEEEVTANAVKKARILFRPAKKMRALLNDLTFRKVS
- a CDS encoding HD family phosphohydrolase, with the protein product MSEFVNKIYRNNTIIYKVILFLITTVAIVYLFPKGGQFKYDFNNGQLWKYDNLYATFDFAIQKTDEEISLEKKEIKANSKLYFNYKTDVVSKVNETFKNRIGILKVEDSLSITEINRLEVIGESIINKIYNSGFLEVASENVVADNNQIIALKKDNEVEDVSFKNLLTSKDVLKIIKINLGKEPYNYGQKSLLNILAGIVKPNVTFDEIYTNKVIENEIGKISYTKGKVTEGELIILKGGIVEGKKLAILNSLKSESASKVWTDSNYNWIVFGYTILVSLALLMLLLFLHKYRIEIFENNNKVTFIFFNVFAIIFIQTLVIKYNADYLYVVPLSILPIIIKAFFDARLGLFTHVLTVLLLGYIVPNSFEFIYLHIIAGIVTILTVSELYKRANLFISVAQITGIYMITYFAFSIIKEGNASQINWDYFILFAMNGLLSFLSIILIYMYEKVFGLVSDVTLLELSNTNAKLLRELNEKAPGTFQHSMQVANLAEAAANEIGANSMLVRTGALYHDIGKMLNPMYFIENQSTGVNPHNDLSPRDSSKIITDHVIKGVELAKKYNLPDRIIDFIRTHHGTSSTYYFYKKEQELNPDTKIDIKNFQYKGPIPFSKETAILMMCDAAEAASKSIKNPTAQSISNLIDKIIDKQMADNQFLNSDITFREIKVIKKVIKKKLMNIYHLRVEYPE